One segment of Primulina tabacum isolate GXHZ01 chromosome 14, ASM2559414v2, whole genome shotgun sequence DNA contains the following:
- the LOC142524060 gene encoding LOW QUALITY PROTEIN: aspartic proteinase Asp1-like (The sequence of the model RefSeq protein was modified relative to this genomic sequence to represent the inferred CDS: deleted 1 base in 1 codon), giving the protein MNMCGRVYAKALGLYLLAWTAAAVDHPQTVGKSQPKSGKGFGSSVIFPVTGNVYPLGYYHVTINIGQPPKPYFLDIDTGSDLTWLQCDAPCTKCTPAPHALYKPNRNLITCLDPMCVSLHGPGNHDCPSPQEQCDYEIDYADHGSSLGVLIKDSFPLKFTNSSTITPHLAFGCGYNQEVPDSSHLPYTDGVLGLGIGKSSILSQLHNMGLIKNVIGHCLSAQGGGFLFFGDGFLPASGIVWAPILSQSKYYSLGLADLQFGGQASTIKGLQIVFDSGSTYTYFSSQSYNALVSQIKGDLKGKQLQDAVEDKSLPICWKGTKPFKSVRDAASYFKPITLTFTKAKNVQFHLQPESYLIVTTHGNVCLGILNGGEVGLGSLNVIGDNFLQDKLVIYDNERHLIGWTSANCNRLPNMERHSGEGLYLPCAASYGAFKDTCAATFGSRKKGRK; this is encoded by the exons ATGAATATGTGTGGAAGGGTGTACGCCAAAGCATTGGGGTTGTACCTTTTGGCTTGGACAGCTGCAGCTGTTGATCATCCTCAGACGGTTGGCAAGAGTCAACCAAAATCAGGCAAAGGCTTTGGGTCTTCTGTGATTTTCCCCGTCACCGGAAATGTTTACCCTTTAGG GTACTATCATGTAACAATCAACATAGGCCAACCGCCG AAACCTTACTTTCTGGATATAGATACTGGCAGTGACCTCACATGGCTCCAATGCGACGCACCTTGCACTAAATGCACACCG GCCCCTCACGCTCTTTACAAACCCAACCGAAACCTTATAACATGTCTGGATCCTATGTGTGTTTCCCTTCATGGGCCTGGAAACCATGATTGTCCATCACCACAGGAGCAATGTGATTATGAGATTGATTATGCTGACCATGGTTCGTCTTTAGGTGTGCTGATCAAGGACTCATTTCCTCTTAAATTTACCAACAGTAGCACAATAACACCCCATCTAGCATTTGG CTGTGGGTACAATCAAGAGGTTCCAGATTCAAGCCATCTACCATATACCGATGGAGTCCTTGGCCTTGGCATCGGGAAATCAAGCATTCTTTCCCAGCTGCATAACATGGGTCTGATAAAAAACGTCATAGGTCACTGTTTAAGTGCACAAGGGGGAGGATTTCTTTTCTTTGGAGATGGCTTTCTTCCTGCTTCAGGCATTGTCTGGGCGCCAATATTAAGCCAATC AAAATACTACTCATTGGGACTGGCAGACCTCCAATTTGGCGGCcaagcttccactatcaaaggcCTCCAAATAGTTTTTGACAGTGGAAGTACCTATACGTACTTTAGTTCTCAATCTTACAATGCTCTAGTTTCACAG ATAAAGGGCGACTTAAAAGGAAAGCAACTACAGGATGCAGTTGAGGATAAAAGCCTTCCCATCTGCTGGAAAGGCACAAAACCTTTCAAATCTGTTCGAGACGCTGCTAGTTACTTCAAGCCTATAACATTGACCTTTACAAAGGCGAAAAATGTTCAGTTTCATTTGCAGCCTGAATCTTATCTCATTGTCACT ACACATGGCAACGTGTGCTTAGGCATCTTGAACGGAGGCGAGGTTGGATTAGGAAGTCTAAATGTCATTGGAG ATAATTTTCTTCAAGATAAGCTTGTGATATATGATAACGAGAGACATCTAATCGGATGGACATCAGCGAACTGTAACAGGCTACCAAA CATGGAGCGTCATTCTGGTGAAGGTTTGTATCTGCCTTGTGCTGCCAGTTATGGTGCCTTCAAAGATACTTGTGCTGCAACTTTTGGTTCTCGGAAGAAAGGCAGAAAATAA
- the LOC142524062 gene encoding uncharacterized protein LOC142524062 — protein sequence MYDNLGPQPGVPRPPNTQPNLFGNTFYGASSGFIRGGLGAYGEKILGSSSEYVQSNISRYFSDPQYYFQVNDHYVKNKLKVVLFPFLHRGHWTRITEPVGGRLSYKPPIYDINAPDLYIPLLAFGTYVVLAGLSLGLHGKFSPEAVNWLFAKGVVGWTFQVALLKMTLFSLGSGEAPLLDIVAYAGYTFTGLSLAVLGKIFWTYAYYFMLPWTCLCMGIFLVKTMKRVLFAEVRTYDSSRHHYLLLFIALAQFPLLIWLGNISLNWLF from the exons ATGTATGATAATCTTGGACCACAGCCTGGGGTTCCTAGACCACCTAACACGCAGCCAAATCTTTTTGGGAATACGTTTTATGGTGCAAGTTCGGGATTCATTAGAGGTGGATTGGGTGCTTATGGAGAAAAAATTTTAGGATCTAGCTCCGAATATGTGCAAAGCAAT ATTAGCAGGTATTTTTCCGACCCTCAATACTATTTCCAAGTCAATGATCATTATGTGAAGAACAAACTGAAGGTTGTTCTTTTCCCATTCCTACACAGG GGCCACTGGACAAGAATTACAGAGCCTGTTGGTGGCAGGCTCTCGTATAAGCCTCCAATCTATGATATCAATGCCCCTGACTTGTATATTCCTTTGTTGGCATTTGGAACCTATGTTGTTCTTGCTGGTTTATCATTAGGTCTTCATGGAAA GTTTAGCCCCGAAGCTGTAAACTGGCTTTTCGCAAAGGGAGTTGTAGGCTGGACTTTTCAAGTAGCCCTTCTGAAAATGACACTGTTCTCACTGGGTAGCGGTGAGGCGCCATTACTCGATATTGTGGCGTATGCCGGATATACTTTTACTGGACTGTCTCTAGCTGTCTTGGGAAAAATCTTTTGGACATACGCATACTACTTCATGTTGCCATGGACGTGTTTGTGCATGGGAATTTTCTTGGTGAAAACTATGAAGAGGGTTCTTTTTGCTGAAGTGAGGACTTACGATTCAAGCAGGCATCATTATCTTCTGCTCTTCATTGCCTTGGCACAATTTCCACTACTCATTTGGCTTGGAAACATTAGTCTTAACTGGCTTTTTTGA
- the LOC142525345 gene encoding LOW QUALITY PROTEIN: uncharacterized protein LOC142525345 (The sequence of the model RefSeq protein was modified relative to this genomic sequence to represent the inferred CDS: deleted 1 base in 1 codon) gives MGCVGSKAEDSPLVVRCRERRELISAAVNYRFALAAAHVSYFRSLKDVGDALRKFVEEELVDEALSSSVSSPSLILPAISKIQKDNVDELRLHDNEDEVGSHLNLSDSSSDDDGDSEDHNHNNRHDHHHDSDDDHQLNERHVHEQKENDFDFEVSLHDEAESSPHHPRGVVNGYGHSYGDEVINNPYVDSFSYSYPPRSFGEPQINRWYQPGGQPLGQPLHYASNSNVYYMNKSAPEIRTVIQEPPTEATYSHSESYWNSPAGYGNSGYGGNYAYFSWGSPATTSNDRSVNESKEKEAPPPPSPKASGWDFFNPFDVSDNGYLSYYSSGRYGHGSNTSSPDSNELREREGIPDLEEDTENEASNDFLKGKRTEAEVKKRSKASAPHPKAVSMRKISDSNSARTREIVGSSRSVPLHKSEDRSRSVTSWSSDESEKLSLPSRHSGENEKQYLKEILKPLPSPPSQKRTSWVGHSQSVGISLSAEKYSPETYVSKIVDEKSLKKKGVTFEVEDASNQDADSSKCSGVTPLSPHDNRDLREVVAEIRDDFEIASGFGKEVAMMLEVWKLPHQSSFLKVTLSRIICHIAPSVSTQDASSIKSVKLASGTTKLAKSYFEDVDKDLNTKACSHSSTLDKLLAWETKLYKEVKDEERIRVKYEKQCKRLKILDEGGAEATKLDAAQASIRRLRTKLDVSIKAIDGISSRIHELREEELQPQVASLIHGLIRMWKAMLKFHQKQFQAIMESKMRKLKVNTGLQTDLSSRTTTVLERELSLWCGHFSDWIGFQKSYVESLNKWLLLCLQYEIEETSDGPVPYSPGQLGAPPIFVICNDWHQAMEKISEARVAGAMNNFATILRQLGEKQDEEGRQRLKAEYLSKDYEKHLRTPHFDGGKLEHEQDAMSIKTGLLLFPSDNGVLPLDNLKVDLNSTSHRLSEERIKHEDAVNLVHDAVSSSLQSGLVPIFQALESFTSEALKLHEHIRLQHHGKS, from the exons ATGGGGTGCGTTGGGTCTAAGGCTGAGGATTCGCCGCTTGTAGTTCGCTGCCGTGAGCGGCGGGAACTTATAAGTGCAGCCGTGAACTACCGCTTCGCCCTCGCCGCAGCGCATGTTTCTTACTTCCGGTCGCTGAAAGATGTCGGGGATGCGCTCCGGAAGTTCGTGGAAGAGGAGCTTGTTGACGAGGCTCTTTCTTCCTCTGTTTCCTCGCCTTCTTTGATTTTGCCAGCGATTTCGAAGATACAAAAGGACAATGTTGATGAATTGCGTTTGCATGATAATGAGGATGAGGTTGGGTCGCACTTGAATCTATCGGATTCTTCTTCTGACGATGATGGAGATTCCGAAGATCATAATCATAATAACCGTCATGATCATCATCATGATTCTGATGACGACCATCAGCTTAATGAACGGCACGTGCATGAGCAGAAAGAGAACGATTTTGATTTTGAAGTAAGCTTACATGACGAGGCTGAATCGTCACCTCATCATCCGCGTGGGGTTGTCAATGGTTATGGACATAGCTATGGCGATGAAGTGATCAATAATCCTTATGTGGACTCATTTTCTTATTCATACCCCCCGCGTTCATTTGGGGAACCTCAAATTAATCGTTGGTACCAACCAGGAGGGCAGCCGCTGGGACAGCCTTTGCATTATGCGAGCAATTCAAATGTGTATTACATGAACAAGTCAGCGCCGGAGATAAGAACAGTGATTCAGGAGCCACCAACTGAGGCGACTTACAGCCACTCGGAGTCATATTGGAATTCTCCAGCAGGTTATGGGAATTCAGGTTATGGCGGTAATTATGCGTATTTTAGTTGGGGTTCACCTGCAACGACGAGTAATGATCGTAGTGTAAATGAAAGTAAAGAAAAAGAGGCGCCGCCTCCACCTTCACCTAAAGCATCGGGTTGGGATTTTTTTAACCCCTTTGATGTGTCAGATAATGGGTACCTAAGTTATTATTCGAGTGGCAGATATGGCCATGGGTCAAATACCAGCAGCCCAGATTCAAATGAGCTGAGGGAGAGGGAAGGGATTCCTGATCTGGAGGAAGATACTGAGAATGAGGCGTCTAATGATTTTCTCAAGGGAAAGAGAACGGAAGCTGAAGTGAAAAAAAGATCTAAAGCGAGCGCCCCTCATCCTAAGGCAGTATCGATGAGGAAAATTAGTGATTCAAACTCAGCACGGACACGTGAAATTGTGGGTAGTTCAAGATCGGTCCCACTGCATAAAAGTGAGGATCGTTCAAGATCAGTGACTTCATGGAGTAGTGATGAAAGCGAGAAATTATCATTGCCATCTAGGCATAGTGGCGAGAATGAAAAGCAGTATCTCAAGGAAATCTTAAAACCATTACCATCACCACCATCTCAGAAGCGGACTTCGTGGGTTGGTCATTCCCAGAGTGTTGGAATTAGTTTGTCGGCTGAGAAGTACAGCCCGGAAACTTATGTGTCAAAGATTGTGGATGAGAAATCT CTGAAGAAGAAAGGTGTGACTTTTGAGGTGGAGGATGCATCAAACCAGGATGCTGATTCTTCCAAGTGTAGTGGTGTAACTCCATTGTCACCTCATGACAATCGGGATCTGCGGGAGGTTGTTGCTGAAATCAGAGATGATTTCGAGATTGCTTCTGGTTTTGGAAAAGAGGTAGCCATGATGCTTGAGGTGTGGAAGCTACCGCATCAGTCCAGCTTTCTTAAAG TAACTCTATCCCGGATAATATGTCATATTGCTCCGTCCGTGTCAACACAGGATGCTTCATCAATTAAATCTGTAAAATTAGCTTCTGGAACGACGAAGTTGGCAAAATCTTACTTTGAAGATGTTGACAAGGATTTAAACACGAAGGCTTGCAGCCACTCTTCCACGCTGGATAAGCTGCTTGCTTGGGAGACAAAGTTATACAAAGAAGTAAAG GATGAAGAAAGAATTCGTGTCAAGTATGAAAAGCAGTGCAAGAGGCTTAAAATTTTAGATGAGGGAGGAGCAGAGGCTACCAAGCTTGATGCTGCTCAAGCTTCTATCAGAAGATTACGAACAAAGCTTGATGTTAGCATTAAAGCAATTGATGGTATTTCGAGCAGGATACATGAGTTGAGGGAAGAAGAATTACAACCCCAGGTTGCCTCATTAATTCACGG GTTGATCAGAATGTGGAAGGCAATGCTCAAGTTCCATCAAAAACAGTTTCAAGCCATCATGGAAAGTAAAATGCGGAAGCTTAAAGTCAACACTGGTCTCCAAACTGATTTGAGCTCCAGGACTACCACTGTGCTTGAAAGGGAGCTTAGTCTGTGGTGTGGCCATTTTAGTGATTGGATTGGCTTTCAAAAATCTTATGTTGAATCCTTGAACAAGTGGCTTCTGCTTTGCCTTCAGTATGAAATAGAGGAGACTTCTGATGGACCTGTTCCTTACTCCCCAGGCCAGCTTGGAGCTCCTCCCATTTTCGTTATCTGTAATGATTGGCATCAAGCAATGGAAAAAATTTCCGAGGCGAGGGTGGCAGGTGCCATGAATAACTTTGCAACAATATTAAGACAGCTAGGAGAAAAACAAGATGAGGAAGGACGACAGAGGCTGAAAGCTGAATATCTTTCGAAAGATTATGAGAAACATCTCAGAACACCTCATTTTGACGGGGGAAAACTTGAGCACGAACAAGATGCAATGTCAATCAAGACTGGGTTGTTGTTATTTCCATCAGATAATGGAGTGTTGCCATTGGACAATCTAAAAGTGGACTTGAATTCCACGAGCCATAGATTGTCAGAAGAGAGAATAAAGCACGAGGATGCGGTGAATTTAGTGCATGATGCAGTTTCTAGTAGTTTACAAAGTGGCCTAGTTCCGATTTTTCAGGCTTTGGAGAGCTTCACTTCGGAAGCTTTGAAATTGCATGAACATATTAGGTTACAGCATCACGGGAAAAGCTAG